In Mytilus edulis chromosome 13, xbMytEdul2.2, whole genome shotgun sequence, a single window of DNA contains:
- the LOC139500545 gene encoding craniofacial development protein 2-like has protein sequence MGDMNAKVGSNNTHFERAIGNHGCGNMNENGERLAELCTTYNYVIGGTIFPHRNIHKLTWCSPNQRDKNQIYHIMIHGMRKRSLLVVKVKRGADVGSDHHLKTADIKLKLRANGKNTRSWKQFDIEKLKESNVRKEYTTLIRNRFRILENLNDQDDTETIDDKWGEISEIFTKSAEESIGFKQKQKHKD, from the coding sequence ATGGGGGATATGAATGCCAAAGTTGGATCTAATAACACCCACTTTGAAAGAGCTATTGGAAATCATGGATGTGGTAATATGAATGAAAATGGTGAAAGACTAGCAGAACTATGTACCACTTACAACTATGTAATAGGAGGTACAATTTTTCCTCATCGGAACATTCATAAATTGACATGGTGCTCTCCAAACCAACGAGACAAGAACCAAATATATCACATCATGATACATGGAATGAGGAAAAGATCCCTGTTGGTTGTTAAAGTAAAGAGAGGAGCTGATGTTGGAAGTGATCACCATTTGAAAACAGCTGACATTAAACTCAAACTCAGGGCTAATGGAAAGAACACAAGATCTTGGAAGCAGTTTGACATTGAAAAGTTGAAAGAAAGCAATGTAAGAAAAGAATATACAACCTTGATAAGAAATAGATTCAGAATTTTAGAAAACTTAAATGATCAAGATGACACAGAAACAATTGATGATAAATGGGGGGAAATTTCTGAGATATTTACTAAAAGTGCAGAAGAATCTATtggatttaaacaaaaacaaaaacataaagattGA
- the LOC139500546 gene encoding uncharacterized protein, whose amino-acid sequence MTEQDHNKLSVFHTKSLRRILRIFRPHKISNEDLFIRCKQQDVATTVMRRRWRWIGHVLRKDQEDITMTALHWTPEGKRKRRGPKMTWRRTVEAEASKYQQTWGTLQKTANDRQKLKIFVTALHANGVQGQ is encoded by the coding sequence ATGACAGAACAAGACCATAACAAGCTGTCTGTATTCCATACTAAAAGTCTGAGAAGGATTCTGCGAATCTTTCGGCCACATAAAATTTCAAACGAGGACCTTTTCATCAGATGCAAACAACAAGATGTAGCCACAACAGTAATGAGAAGACGCTGGAGGTGGATTGGGCATGTCCTGCGGAAAGACCAGGAGGATATCACAATGACAGCACTCCACTGGACCCCAGAAGGTAAAAGAAAGAGAAGAGGACCCAAAATGACATGGAGAAGAACTGTAGAGGCAGAGGCTAGTAAATACCAACAGACATGGGGCACACTACAGAAAACTGCCAACGACAGACAAAAGTTGAAAATCTTCGTTACTGCCCTACACGCCAATGGCGTACAAGGGCAGTAA